The Enterobacter oligotrophicus sequence AGAACCGCTACGCCATTCGCGCTCAGGTCTCTCAGTGGATTGCAGGCGACGAGGTGCAGGTGGTGCTGATCACCGGTGGCACCGGGTTTACCGCAGGCGATCAAGCGCCTGAAGCGCTGGTCCCGCTTTTTGACCGCGAGGTGGAAGGCTTTGGCGAAGTGTTCCGTATGCTCTCGTTTGAAGAGATTGGCACCTCCACGCTGCAGTCGCGCGCTGTGGCGGGGGTTGCGAATAACACGTTGATTTTCGCCATGCCAGGCTCCACGAAAGCCTGCCGTACCGCGTGGGAAAACATAATCGCCCCGCAACTGGATGCCCGTACCCGTCCGTGTAATTTCCATCCTCATCTGAAGAAATAAGTTATGTCGCAACTGACCCACATTAACGCCGCTGGTGAAGCGCACATGGTGGATGTCTCCGCCAAAGCGGAAACGGTGCGCGAGGCGCGCGCCGAAGCGTTCGTCACCATGCTGCCAGAAACCCTGGCGATGATTATCGACGGCAGCCACCACAAAGGTGATGTCTTTGCCACCGCCCGTATTGCCGGTATTCAGGCTGCGAAACGTACCTGGGACTTAATCCCGCTGTGCCACCCGCTGATGCTGAGCAAAGTGGAAGTGAATCTGCAGGCGCAGCCGGAGCACAACCGCGTTCGCATTGAATCGCTGTGTCGCTTAACCGGTAAAACGGGCGTTGAGATGGAAGCACTGACGGCCGCGTCTGTGGCCGCATTGACCATCTACGATATGTGCAAGGCCGTGCAAAAAGACATGGTGATTGGTCCGGTTCGCCTGCTGGCGAAAAGCGGCGGCAAATCCGGCGATTTTAAGGTGGACAGCCATGATTAAGGTGCTCTTTTTTGCCCAGGTGCGCGAACTGGTCAATACCGACAGCCTGACGCTGGACGGCTCGTTTGAAAACGTTGCCGCCCTGCGTGCACATCTGGCTACACAAAGCGACCGC is a genomic window containing:
- the moaC gene encoding cyclic pyranopterin monophosphate synthase MoaC; translation: MSQLTHINAAGEAHMVDVSAKAETVREARAEAFVTMLPETLAMIIDGSHHKGDVFATARIAGIQAAKRTWDLIPLCHPLMLSKVEVNLQAQPEHNRVRIESLCRLTGKTGVEMEALTAASVAALTIYDMCKAVQKDMVIGPVRLLAKSGGKSGDFKVDSHD
- the moaD gene encoding molybdopterin synthase sulfur carrier subunit, which codes for MIKVLFFAQVRELVNTDSLTLDGSFENVAALRAHLATQSDRWALALDEGKLLAAVNQTLVDFDHPLTAGDEVAFFPPVTGG
- the moaB gene encoding molybdenum cofactor biosynthesis protein B; its protein translation is MSQVSAEFIPTRIAILTVSERRGEEDDTSGHWLRDAAHDAGHKIVDKAIVKENRYAIRAQVSQWIAGDEVQVVLITGGTGFTAGDQAPEALVPLFDREVEGFGEVFRMLSFEEIGTSTLQSRAVAGVANNTLIFAMPGSTKACRTAWENIIAPQLDARTRPCNFHPHLKK